The sequence ATATGGGAGGTGTCGCGGGTGAGGGACTTGGGGTGAAAGTACTGAAGGGCTTTGAAGTCGTTGTGGATGGCATGCCCCACCACTATCTTCCCTGTGAGGATCTTCAAGATCTGAAACAGGCGTGGAAGAGGAGGTGGTGAGGTGGAAGACTCAAAGGCGGAGCCCCTGCATCCTAAAAGCCCAACGTGGCCGTAGGTCCTTCTAGGTTCTTTTCACTAACTGCCCACCAGCCTCATCCTTGAAATGCCTTCTCCCACAAGTTTTCTTTGACCTGAAATCCATCTCCTCTCCCTGAGGTGAAAGTAGGTATTTTCCATGGTATAACCCTATAACAGTGCCAGTGGCTCTTTATCTTCTCATTAATTTCCATCCCAATGACAGATTAATTTGCCTTCAGTCCCAAATCACACTCACATTTGAGATGTTCGTGTAACTCTCTAGTTCAGTCCTAGGCTGCTACTTGAAGACCTTTAACCATTATCATTTTGCTGGCCTTAGACACAAGGCTGGGACACGTGGAGTCAAAGATGGGCTCCAGAGAGGTAATGGAAGCCCAAAATTATATGCAAGTAGATATgtacatgggttttttttttgcggGGGAGAGAGTCTacagctttcatcagattctcaaaggttCTACAAGCCATAAAAGGTAAGGATCCCTTATAGACTAAAGCTGCAGAGGGAGGTGATCAGGTGACCCATGCCTGTGCTGCCTTAACACAAAGTCGGTCCTGCTGCTTATATCTCCTCCTGCTCATAACCAGAAGGTATTTACCAGCTAGTCAGGAACTGTATTCATGCTAGGCCTGGCACCAAATAACTTCTCACCATTTCAAGATCTCAAAGCATGAGAACAGACTACCACTGAAGACAACCAAATTATATGCCCGGGGCGCTGAAGGCTGTTCCTAAAATGGGGTTCCAAAAGTGTTGTGAACAAGAGCAACAGTCCTGGAATAAGTGCATGGCCTCTCAACAGGACCCTTCAGAAGCGGGAGACTCCTCCGGATGTACCTTAGTCTCCTACTCCAGCTCGGGCACTGGTGAAGTGCTTCATTATGAAAACCATATGAAGTCCAATCAACTGGGTATTTAGTTGCTCCTGACTTTACCTGCAGTTTACTGGCCACCAACCCCTTTACTCTGCGTTAACCTCAACACATAGCCCTACTTCAAGCTGAACTGATTTGCCATCTAAGACCCACTCCAtcttctgcctctcccaagcctttgctcacTGTGCCCCTGGAGCACAAGATGTTCTTCAACTCCTCAAGTTCTTTCTAAAAACCAGCCGTTCCATCTCTTCCAATGGACTGTTCTGGCATATAAGGAATTATTGGAACAGAGTGTGTCTGGAGAAGGCAAAGAATGTGGAGCTGAAATTACAAAGACGTGGACCGAGGGCGCCCTCTGGAGGCCTCCCAAGACCAGCAGGTCCCCACCCCTCTCCTCCTTCACTTCCTCTCCTCACCTCTACCGCTCATCCTCCTTTCAGGTTCACTTGTGCTCCCAGTATTCAGCATAGGGCTACAATGACTAGGTTTGCTCAGTGAGTGAGATGAGAACCCCGACATATTAGCCCTGTGTCTTTTATCCCCTTCACTGTAGGCTACCTCTCCCAGTTATACAAATATGCCCCAGTTCCTTCTGTGAACATCCCGCCCTCTCCTCCCACCAACACTTTCCACACTTGCCAGAGGTTACTTCTCGCTTGGGAAGCCCTCTCCACCTCTCTGTTCTCAACCCTGGGCTCCAACTGTACAAGGCACCCCCCAGTTGAGCCCTTTTCCTCTGGCACTCATGCCTGCTGCTCTACCACTGGCTGTTATTTCTCTATGCGGATCCCCAGCTCCCCAGATCAGGATTCCACTCGGGACCCAAAATAGGTCTTTGTTAATGAAGTTGGTTACACCAGCTAATTGTAACTTTCTGGACTTTCACCACTTCCTACCCCCACAGGAAACCTTCTTCCTCATCTGATATTCCACTCCCTCCCACTCTTCCCTCCACAATCCCTTGGCTCCTTCCCAGGGTGATAGCCTTCGCTAAAAAAtgactttggggctggccccgtggcttagcggttaagtgcgcaggctccgctactggcagccggggttcggatcccgggcgcacaccgacgcaccacttctccggccatgctgaggccgcgtcccacatacagcaactagaaggatgtgcaactgtgacatacaactatctactggggctttggggaaaaaaaagggaggaggattggcaacagatgttagctcagagccggtcttcctcagcaaaaagaggaggattagcatggatgttagctcagggctgatcttcctcacacacacacaaaaataataaaataaaataaaatttaaaaaaatgactgacCTCTCCCCACCCCGCCTCGTTGCTACCATCATGCCCTATGCTTCTCACCTGGCTCTGAGCAATCTTGAAGGGTGTAGCATTCACCATGTGCTGCTTCCGGATACCACTCCACCTGGTCCGGTAGTCCACAATGTGGCAGGGGGGAAGGATGTACTCATCATAAAGCACATCTCCGTTGTAGTTGACGATGCTACATCGAGCCAAGGAACTGACATGCCCCTTGGGTCCTGTGCCTACCATCTCACAGTCAATTGCCACCATCTTTTTTGGCATCTTCTGGGATACTCTAGAGCATTTATTCTCTAAATGAGCTTGGGTGGAGTTCTGTGGGGCATTCTTCTGAGGAGGGTTCTTCTGGGGGCCCTTCTTCTGGGGGCGAGGTGGGTGGCTCTTAATCTTTGGAAGGGCACTCTGGAACTCCCCCAGCAAATCTACTTTAGCTACAACAGAACTAGCCTTCTGTGAAGGAGCAGGGGTCAGCCAAGGCACTGCAGCTTTCTTGTCCAGGGACTGCTCTGACCCACTGCTGGAGGAAgctgtcttcttcttttttggaaGGGGAGGGCCCTTCCAAGTGCTGTCCACCCTAGGAGTTTCCCCTTTCTTTGGAGGTTCAGAGTGCAACTTAGGCACCTTGCTAGGGGGCTGGTTCTTCTTATTCAGAAAGCCTCTCCGTTCCAAGAACCGCCGCTTCTTGACAAATTTTCGGTGCTTGGCATTCCCTTCTAAtgccttttttggggggggttcgCCAAAATCCAGATTGAGGAGCAAGGTAGACATGATGACAGTAGATGGTGGGAGAGCAGTTGGGAAGAGTGGCTTACCAATGAAAAGAGGATGGAAGACTCATCCTCTGCTGAATCCCACAGACCAACATCTGGAGATCTGTAGTATACCCTGGGGAAGAAAGTGATCCTGATAATGGAGTTCATAGACCTGGGAGAACAGTAAGATAAGACCCATCACTGTAGGACTTAAGGGAAGAAAGACATCAGAGCTACCTCCAAGACAGAGGGGAAAGGAATCTGTAATATGCAATGATGGAAGAAGCACTGTCTGTGCCAGGAAGCCTGGATTCTAGCGACGCCCTACAATTCACCAGCTGTATGGTTTTAGGAAGGTCATTTCCCCTCTCTAGATCTCAGTCTCATTTGTAAATTGAGGGGACTGGAGGGCCAACCAGCTCGAACTCTGTGAGTCTGGAAAGCCAGAACAGGAGAGCTCTATCATCTGCCCAGGGAGGGACCGTCTAAGTATGCTCGAAAGCTAACGGGTATGCCATAGATGAGCTCTAGATTCCCCAAGCAGCCCCCGCATGGGTCCCACGAACAGAGACACAGTCCAGGTACCCCTTTCCCTCGCCTCCAGGTGGAGAGAATCTCCACATGCATCTCACCCAAGTCCTTCTCCCAAGAGAGAGCCTTTGACAATACATATCAGCAGAGCGGAAAACCAGGCGAGGAGCAGCCCACCTCTGTGAGCACACTTTGGCCGTCTCCGCCACGGAAACCAACTCCATATACTTACCTCATAGACAGGCCCGGCTAGGACCGGAAGCGCCCGGAACCGGATGCGGAAATTGGCGCCCGCCGGCGAGGCCCGGGACGGCAGGCGCGTGGGTTGGAGCGCGCCGGAGGGCGGCGCGCGCGCGCCCGTAACGCCCCTGCCTCCGGGAGCGAGGCCAGGGACTCGGAGTGCGTGAGCaacggcggcgggggcgggggcggtgtaggggggggcgggggcgggatgcGCTCCCCGGCCCCTCTAGCCCCGTGGAGGTACAACTCGAAGCTGTGGGGAAGCCGCGACACACGCGAACTGCAGCGCGCCGGGAACCCAGCGCCTCACTTCCGGGAGAGGCGGGAAGTGTACCGGAAGGGGCGGGACCCGGAACTTCGCCTGCCCCTCTTCTGGGGTTGGCGCCGCGGCACGCGTCTGTGGCGTCACTGCGCTCGTGCCTTGCCCCACTGTCACCGACGCTGACACCTTCGTGCTGTGGGACGTCGCGACCTGTGACGTCAGGAGGGTGCCTCAGGTGTTCAACCCCAGCCTGGAGTCCCGGAAAGGCAGCGTCGGGGACCAGATTCGGAGCGCTTTCTTCCCCTGCCACCTGCAGAGCTGAGCCCAGCCCGGGTCCTGGACCCGCCTGGGACTGATCCTGGTTCCCTGCCACGGCGATCTCGCTCCCGGCGCCACCGGCTGGACCCCGGGATGCCGGGCGTCTCCGCCCGGGCCCTCTCTCACGAGGAGAGGAGGCAGCTAGCTGTGAACCTCACCCGCGTCCTGGCGCTCTACCGATCCATCCTGGACGCCTACATCATCGTGAGGCCACAGGGGTGTGGGCGGGGTGCTCCTGGTTGTGTGGTTGGCTAGGTGCGCAGGACAGGGAGAGAATCTGGGGAGTTCgcttctgatctcttttattctaTGAGTTTCAGTCTTTTGTCTGTACAAGAAGGAGTTAAAACTAGGGCCATCCCCCTCCTTATTTTCAGTTCACGTAAATATTAGTATTTCTAATGTCTAGGTTGTTTTTCTAACCTTCCCAAATCCAAAGTATTAAAACGCAGGGACATTTGAGCCATGCTGCAGCTACGTTGAACTCTCCTAGGAACATGTGAGGTGTTCCAAGAACACACATGTTCATTCATCCAAGCTTTGAGTAAATTCCTGGTTTTGCAGTGTAGTGGACAGTTCcaactttggaatcagacaggctTGTACTAGAATCCTGCCTCCCCTACTGTG comes from Diceros bicornis minor isolate mBicDic1 chromosome 4, mDicBic1.mat.cur, whole genome shotgun sequence and encodes:
- the ISG20L2 gene encoding interferon-stimulated 20 kDa exonuclease-like 2, which produces MSTLLLNLDFGEPPPKKALEGNAKHRKFVKKRRFLERRGFLNKKNQPPSKVPKLHSEPPKKGETPRVDSTWKGPPLPKKKKTASSSSGSEQSLDKKAAVPWLTPAPSQKASSVVAKVDLLGEFQSALPKIKSHPPRPQKKGPQKNPPQKNAPQNSTQAHLENKCSRVSQKMPKKMVAIDCEMVGTGPKGHVSSLARCSIVNYNGDVLYDEYILPPCHIVDYRTRWSGIRKQHMVNATPFKIAQSQILKILTGKIVVGHAIHNDFKALQYFHPKSLTRDTSHIPPLNRKADCPENATMSLKRLTKKLLNRDIQVGKSGHSSVEDAQATMELYKLVEVEWEQHLAQNPPQD